The following proteins are encoded in a genomic region of Oncorhynchus keta strain PuntledgeMale-10-30-2019 chromosome 35, Oket_V2, whole genome shotgun sequence:
- the LOC118382002 gene encoding gastrula zinc finger protein XlCGF57.1-like isoform X9 produces MSKLQFSRVFLNERLTTAAVEIFGAVEKTVVEYQEENDRLRRLLGIKPEIQLCRIDSLQLSVSEEEVPPEQQQCEQEWSPSLGQKDPETKQIKEEQEEVRTSQEEEQLQGLVDTKDSIFTPSCVKSECDQEDPLWSLTLPQTQTVENRESDSKPVDLTHFVTVTHIKGLNIPCDPPDNQNIACSHSTAVSNDPVGLDSSPPLDPSPLEKHCSKLSTTSRKTSHCRDCGEMFALKADLQRHVTLTKKRLSECSFGNKHYNSTCKLKAHVRLCHGGKPCTCPVCGKTFKYKGDLSRHMRIHKGEKPFICGDCGKRFSQKGNLTEHVLIHTGEKPFSCGDCGKSFSQRGHLTVHKLTHTGEKPFSCGDCGKSFSQKGNLSIHKLTHTGEKPFTCGDCGKNFGLKRHLTMHKLTHTGEKPFSCGDCGKSFNRKEVLTMHIRTHTGEKPFICGDCGKSYRHKGSLKIHIFSHTGEKLFTCGDCGKSFNKRGNLNMHLRTHTGEKPFSCGDCGKSFNQRGNLTTHIRTHSRDNSFRCGDCGENFDEKGHLTEHIRTHTGEKPYRCGDCGKSFIQKADLRRHILTHTGEKPHGCSVCGKGFTHKSHLLRHVDKIHKGRKQDRN; encoded by the exons ATGTCTAAACTACAGTTTTCTCGTGTGTTTTTAAATGAGCGTTTAACTACGGCTGCTGTGGAGATTTTCGGTGCAGTTGAGAAAACGGTAGTGGAGTACCAGGAGGAGAATGATCGGCTACGGAGACTGCTGGGGATCAAACCGGAGATACAACTATGTAGAATAG actccctgcagctctctgtctctgaagaGGAGGTTCCCCCTGAGCAGCAGCAATGTGAGCAGGAGTGGAGCCCCAGTCTGGGACAGAAGGACCCAGAGACCAAACAGAttaaagaggaacaggaggaagtcaggaccagtcaggaggaagagcagcttcaaGGGCTCGTTGATACCAAAGACTCCATATTCACTCCTTCCTGTGTGAAAAGTGAATGTGATCAGGAGGACCCACTTTGGTCCTTGACTCTTCCCCAAACCCAGActgtggagaacagagagagtgactCTAAACCAGTGGATCTCACACATTTTGTCACTGTGACCCACATTAAGGGTCTCAACATTCCCTGTGACCCTCCAGATAATCAAAACATTGCCTGCAGCCACAGTACAGCCGTAAGCAATGACCCAGTAGGACTTGACAGCAGCCCACCATTGGATCCCAGCCCATTGGAGAAACACTGTTCCAAACTCAGCACCACATCTAGAAAAACTAGCCACTGCCGTGACTGTGGTGAAATGTTTGCTCTGAAAGCTGATCTGCAGAGGCATGTGACTCTCACCAAGAAGAGACTCAGTGAATGCAGCTTCGGCAATAAACACTACAACTCCACCTGTAAACTGAAGGCCCATGTCAGGCTCTGTCATGGTGGTAAACCCTGCACCTGCCCTGTTTGTGGAAAGACCTTCAAATACAAAGGAGATCTATCCAGGCACATGAGGATTCACAAAGGAGAGAAACCCTTTAtctgtggtgactgtgggaaaagATTCAGTCAGAAGGGGAACCTAACTGAACATGTACtgattcacacaggagagaaaccttttagctgtggtgactgtggcAAAAGCTTCAGTCAGAGGGGACACCTTACTGTTCATAAACTGACTCACACAGGTGAGAAACCTTttagctgtggtgactgtgggaaaagTTTTAGTCAGAAGGGGAACCTAAGCATTCAtaaactgacacacacaggagagaaaccttttacCTGTGGAGACTGCGGGAAAAACTTTGGGCTCAAGCGACACCTAACCATGCATAaactgactcacacaggagagaaaccgttTAGCTGTGGAGACTGTGGAAAAAGCTTTAATCGCAAGGAGGTCTTAACCATGCATATAcggactcacacaggagagaaaccatttatctgtggtgactgtgggaaaagctaCAGGCATAAAGGGTCCCTTAAGATACATATATTTTCTCACACAGGAGAAAAACTCTTTACCTGCggtgactgtgggaaaagcttcaatAAGAGGGGGAACCTAAACATGCATTTAcggactcacacaggagagaaaccatttagctgtggagactgtgggaaaagcttcaatCAGAGAGGGAACTTAACCACGCATATACGGACTCACAGCAGAGATAATTCCTTTcgctgtggtgactgtggggaAAACTTCGATGAGAAGGGGCACCTAACTGAACATATAcggactcacacaggagagaaaccatacagatgtggtgactgtgggaaaagcttcatTCAGAAGGCGGACCTAAGGAGGCATATcctgactcacacaggagagaaaccacaTGGCTGCTCCGTCTGTGGTAAAGGATTCACTCATAAATCTCATCTGCTGAGGCATGTGGATAAAATCCACAAAGGAAGAAAACAGGACAGAAACTGA
- the LOC118382002 gene encoding zinc finger protein ZFP2-like isoform X5: MSKLQMLRVFLNERLTAAAVEIFGAVEKTVVEYQEENDRLRRLLRRTSEIQLCRRDSLQLSVSEEEVPPEQQDCEQEWSPSLGQKDPETKRIKEEQESGTGIRTSQEEEQLQGLFDTKDSIFTPSCVKSECDLENPCQEAVLAEHPTLSPLKTSKLQLLSVLLNECLTASAAVEIFRAVEETVAEYQEENDRLRRLLRRTPEIQLCRIDSLQLSVSEEEVPPEQQQCEQEWSPSLGQKDPETKQIKEEQEEVRTSQEEEQLQGLVDTKDSIFTPSCVKSECDQEDPLWSLTLPQTQTVENRESDSKPVDLTHFVTVTHIKGLNIPCDPPDNQNIACSHSTAVSNDPVGLDSSPPLDPSPLEKHCSKLSTTSRKTSHCRDCGEMFALKADLQRHVTLTKKRLSECSFGNKHYNSTCKLKAHVRLCHGGKPCTCPVCGKTFKYKGDLSRHMRIHKGEKPFICGDCGKRFSQKGNLTEHVLIHTGEKPFSCGDCGKSFSQRGHLTVHKLTHTGEKPFSCGDCGKSFSQKGNLSIHKLTHTGEKPFTCGDCGKNFGLKRHLTMHKLTHTGEKPFSCGDCGKSFNRKEVLTMHIRTHTGEKPFICGDCGKSYRHKGSLKIHIFSHTGEKLFTCGDCGKSFNKRGNLNMHLRTHTGEKPFSCGDCGKSFNQRGNLTTHIRTHSRDNSFRCGDCGENFDEKGHLTEHIRTHTGEKPYRCGDCGKSFIQKADLRRHILTHTGEKPHGCSVCGKGFTHKSHLLRHVDKIHKGRKQDRN; the protein is encoded by the exons actccctgcagctctctgtctctgaagaGGAGGTTCCCCCTGAGCAGCAGGACTGTGAGCAGGAGTGGAGCCCCAGTCTGGGACAGAAGGACCCAGAGACCAAACGGATTAAAGAGGAACAGGAATCAGGAACAGGAATCAGGACCagtcaggaggaagagcagcttcaaGGGCTCTTTGATACCAAAGACTCCATATTCACTCCTTCCTGTGTGAAAAGTGAATGTGATCTGGAGAACCCATGTCAAGAAGCCGTACTCGCTGAACACCCAACTCTCAGTCCACTGAAAACGTCTAAACTACAGTTGTTGAGTGTGTTGTTAAATGAATGTTTAACGGCATCGGCTGCTGTGGAGATTTTTCGTGCGGTTGAGGAAACAGTAGCAGAGTACCAGGAGGAGAATGATCGGCTACGGAGACTGCTGCGGAGGACACCAGAGATACAACTATGTAGAATAG actccctgcagctctctgtctctgaagaGGAGGTTCCCCCTGAGCAGCAGCAATGTGAGCAGGAGTGGAGCCCCAGTCTGGGACAGAAGGACCCAGAGACCAAACAGAttaaagaggaacaggaggaagtcaggaccagtcaggaggaagagcagcttcaaGGGCTCGTTGATACCAAAGACTCCATATTCACTCCTTCCTGTGTGAAAAGTGAATGTGATCAGGAGGACCCACTTTGGTCCTTGACTCTTCCCCAAACCCAGActgtggagaacagagagagtgactCTAAACCAGTGGATCTCACACATTTTGTCACTGTGACCCACATTAAGGGTCTCAACATTCCCTGTGACCCTCCAGATAATCAAAACATTGCCTGCAGCCACAGTACAGCCGTAAGCAATGACCCAGTAGGACTTGACAGCAGCCCACCATTGGATCCCAGCCCATTGGAGAAACACTGTTCCAAACTCAGCACCACATCTAGAAAAACTAGCCACTGCCGTGACTGTGGTGAAATGTTTGCTCTGAAAGCTGATCTGCAGAGGCATGTGACTCTCACCAAGAAGAGACTCAGTGAATGCAGCTTCGGCAATAAACACTACAACTCCACCTGTAAACTGAAGGCCCATGTCAGGCTCTGTCATGGTGGTAAACCCTGCACCTGCCCTGTTTGTGGAAAGACCTTCAAATACAAAGGAGATCTATCCAGGCACATGAGGATTCACAAAGGAGAGAAACCCTTTAtctgtggtgactgtgggaaaagATTCAGTCAGAAGGGGAACCTAACTGAACATGTACtgattcacacaggagagaaaccttttagctgtggtgactgtggcAAAAGCTTCAGTCAGAGGGGACACCTTACTGTTCATAAACTGACTCACACAGGTGAGAAACCTTttagctgtggtgactgtgggaaaagTTTTAGTCAGAAGGGGAACCTAAGCATTCAtaaactgacacacacaggagagaaaccttttacCTGTGGAGACTGCGGGAAAAACTTTGGGCTCAAGCGACACCTAACCATGCATAaactgactcacacaggagagaaaccgttTAGCTGTGGAGACTGTGGAAAAAGCTTTAATCGCAAGGAGGTCTTAACCATGCATATAcggactcacacaggagagaaaccatttatctgtggtgactgtgggaaaagctaCAGGCATAAAGGGTCCCTTAAGATACATATATTTTCTCACACAGGAGAAAAACTCTTTACCTGCggtgactgtgggaaaagcttcaatAAGAGGGGGAACCTAAACATGCATTTAcggactcacacaggagagaaaccatttagctgtggagactgtgggaaaagcttcaatCAGAGAGGGAACTTAACCACGCATATACGGACTCACAGCAGAGATAATTCCTTTcgctgtggtgactgtggggaAAACTTCGATGAGAAGGGGCACCTAACTGAACATATAcggactcacacaggagagaaaccatacagatgtggtgactgtgggaaaagcttcatTCAGAAGGCGGACCTAAGGAGGCATATcctgactcacacaggagagaaaccacaTGGCTGCTCCGTCTGTGGTAAAGGATTCACTCATAAATCTCATCTGCTGAGGCATGTGGATAAAATCCACAAAGGAAGAAAACAGGACAGAAACTGA
- the LOC118382002 gene encoding zinc finger protein ZFP2-like isoform X4 gives MSKLQMLRLFLNERLTAAAVEIFGAVEKTVVEYQEENDRLRRLLGIKPEIQLCRRDSLQLSVSEEEVPPEQQDCEQEWSPSLGQKDPETKRIKEEQESGTGIRTSQEEEQLQGLFDTKDSIFTPSCVKSECDLENPCQEAVLAEHPTLSPLKTSKLQLLSVLLNECLTASAAVEIFRAVEETVAEYQEENDRLRRLLRRTPEIQLCRIDSLQLSVSEEEVPPEQQQCEQEWSPSLGQKDPETKQIKEEQEEVRTSQEEEQLQGLVDTKDSIFTPSCVKSECDQEDPLWSLTLPQTQTVENRESDSKPVDLTHFVTVTHIKGLNIPCDPPDNQNIACSHSTAVSNDPVGLDSSPPLDPSPLEKHCSKLSTTSRKTSHCRDCGEMFALKADLQRHVTLTKKRLSECSFGNKHYNSTCKLKAHVRLCHGGKPCTCPVCGKTFKYKGDLSRHMRIHKGEKPFICGDCGKRFSQKGNLTEHVLIHTGEKPFSCGDCGKSFSQRGHLTVHKLTHTGEKPFSCGDCGKSFSQKGNLSIHKLTHTGEKPFTCGDCGKNFGLKRHLTMHKLTHTGEKPFSCGDCGKSFNRKEVLTMHIRTHTGEKPFICGDCGKSYRHKGSLKIHIFSHTGEKLFTCGDCGKSFNKRGNLNMHLRTHTGEKPFSCGDCGKSFNQRGNLTTHIRTHSRDNSFRCGDCGENFDEKGHLTEHIRTHTGEKPYRCGDCGKSFIQKADLRRHILTHTGEKPHGCSVCGKGFTHKSHLLRHVDKIHKGRKQDRN, from the exons actccctgcagctctctgtctctgaagaGGAGGTTCCCCCTGAGCAGCAGGACTGTGAGCAGGAGTGGAGCCCCAGTCTGGGACAGAAGGACCCAGAGACCAAACGGATTAAAGAGGAACAGGAATCAGGAACAGGAATCAGGACCagtcaggaggaagagcagcttcaaGGGCTCTTTGATACCAAAGACTCCATATTCACTCCTTCCTGTGTGAAAAGTGAATGTGATCTGGAGAACCCATGTCAAGAAGCCGTACTCGCTGAACACCCAACTCTCAGTCCACTGAAAACGTCTAAACTACAGTTGTTGAGTGTGTTGTTAAATGAATGTTTAACGGCATCGGCTGCTGTGGAGATTTTTCGTGCGGTTGAGGAAACAGTAGCAGAGTACCAGGAGGAGAATGATCGGCTACGGAGACTGCTGCGGAGGACACCAGAGATACAACTATGTAGAATAG actccctgcagctctctgtctctgaagaGGAGGTTCCCCCTGAGCAGCAGCAATGTGAGCAGGAGTGGAGCCCCAGTCTGGGACAGAAGGACCCAGAGACCAAACAGAttaaagaggaacaggaggaagtcaggaccagtcaggaggaagagcagcttcaaGGGCTCGTTGATACCAAAGACTCCATATTCACTCCTTCCTGTGTGAAAAGTGAATGTGATCAGGAGGACCCACTTTGGTCCTTGACTCTTCCCCAAACCCAGActgtggagaacagagagagtgactCTAAACCAGTGGATCTCACACATTTTGTCACTGTGACCCACATTAAGGGTCTCAACATTCCCTGTGACCCTCCAGATAATCAAAACATTGCCTGCAGCCACAGTACAGCCGTAAGCAATGACCCAGTAGGACTTGACAGCAGCCCACCATTGGATCCCAGCCCATTGGAGAAACACTGTTCCAAACTCAGCACCACATCTAGAAAAACTAGCCACTGCCGTGACTGTGGTGAAATGTTTGCTCTGAAAGCTGATCTGCAGAGGCATGTGACTCTCACCAAGAAGAGACTCAGTGAATGCAGCTTCGGCAATAAACACTACAACTCCACCTGTAAACTGAAGGCCCATGTCAGGCTCTGTCATGGTGGTAAACCCTGCACCTGCCCTGTTTGTGGAAAGACCTTCAAATACAAAGGAGATCTATCCAGGCACATGAGGATTCACAAAGGAGAGAAACCCTTTAtctgtggtgactgtgggaaaagATTCAGTCAGAAGGGGAACCTAACTGAACATGTACtgattcacacaggagagaaaccttttagctgtggtgactgtggcAAAAGCTTCAGTCAGAGGGGACACCTTACTGTTCATAAACTGACTCACACAGGTGAGAAACCTTttagctgtggtgactgtgggaaaagTTTTAGTCAGAAGGGGAACCTAAGCATTCAtaaactgacacacacaggagagaaaccttttacCTGTGGAGACTGCGGGAAAAACTTTGGGCTCAAGCGACACCTAACCATGCATAaactgactcacacaggagagaaaccgttTAGCTGTGGAGACTGTGGAAAAAGCTTTAATCGCAAGGAGGTCTTAACCATGCATATAcggactcacacaggagagaaaccatttatctgtggtgactgtgggaaaagctaCAGGCATAAAGGGTCCCTTAAGATACATATATTTTCTCACACAGGAGAAAAACTCTTTACCTGCggtgactgtgggaaaagcttcaatAAGAGGGGGAACCTAAACATGCATTTAcggactcacacaggagagaaaccatttagctgtggagactgtgggaaaagcttcaatCAGAGAGGGAACTTAACCACGCATATACGGACTCACAGCAGAGATAATTCCTTTcgctgtggtgactgtggggaAAACTTCGATGAGAAGGGGCACCTAACTGAACATATAcggactcacacaggagagaaaccatacagatgtggtgactgtgggaaaagcttcatTCAGAAGGCGGACCTAAGGAGGCATATcctgactcacacaggagagaaaccacaTGGCTGCTCCGTCTGTGGTAAAGGATTCACTCATAAATCTCATCTGCTGAGGCATGTGGATAAAATCCACAAAGGAAGAAAACAGGACAGAAACTGA
- the LOC118382002 gene encoding zinc finger protein ZFP2-like isoform X3, whose product MSKLQFSRVFLNERLTTAAVEIFGAVEKTVVEYQEENDRLRRLLGIKPEIQLCRIDSLQLSVSEEEVPPEQQDCEQEWSPSLGQKDPETKRIKEEQESGTGIRTSQEEEQLQGLFDTKDSIFTPSCVKSECDLENPCQEAVLAEHPTLSPLKTSKLQLLSVLLNECLTASAAVEIFRAVEETVAEYQEENDRLRRLLRRTPEIQLCRIDSLQLSVSEEEVPPEQQQCEQEWSPSLGQKDPETKQIKEEQEEVRTSQEEEQLQGLVDTKDSIFTPSCVKSECDQEDPLWSLTLPQTQTVENRESDSKPVDLTHFVTVTHIKGLNIPCDPPDNQNIACSHSTAVSNDPVGLDSSPPLDPSPLEKHCSKLSTTSRKTSHCRDCGEMFALKADLQRHVTLTKKRLSECSFGNKHYNSTCKLKAHVRLCHGGKPCTCPVCGKTFKYKGDLSRHMRIHKGEKPFICGDCGKRFSQKGNLTEHVLIHTGEKPFSCGDCGKSFSQRGHLTVHKLTHTGEKPFSCGDCGKSFSQKGNLSIHKLTHTGEKPFTCGDCGKNFGLKRHLTMHKLTHTGEKPFSCGDCGKSFNRKEVLTMHIRTHTGEKPFICGDCGKSYRHKGSLKIHIFSHTGEKLFTCGDCGKSFNKRGNLNMHLRTHTGEKPFSCGDCGKSFNQRGNLTTHIRTHSRDNSFRCGDCGENFDEKGHLTEHIRTHTGEKPYRCGDCGKSFIQKADLRRHILTHTGEKPHGCSVCGKGFTHKSHLLRHVDKIHKGRKQDRN is encoded by the exons ATGTCTAAACTACAGTTTTCTCGTGTGTTTTTAAATGAGCGTTTAACTACGGCTGCTGTGGAGATTTTCGGTGCAGTTGAGAAAACGGTAGTGGAGTACCAGGAGGAGAATGATCGGCTACGGAGACTGCTGGGGATCAAACCGGAGATACAACTATGTAGAATAG actccctgcagctctctgtctctgaagaGGAGGTTCCCCCTGAGCAGCAGGACTGTGAGCAGGAGTGGAGCCCCAGTCTGGGACAGAAGGACCCAGAGACCAAACGGATTAAAGAGGAACAGGAATCAGGAACAGGAATCAGGACCagtcaggaggaagagcagcttcaaGGGCTCTTTGATACCAAAGACTCCATATTCACTCCTTCCTGTGTGAAAAGTGAATGTGATCTGGAGAACCCATGTCAAGAAGCCGTACTCGCTGAACACCCAACTCTCAGTCCACTGAAAACGTCTAAACTACAGTTGTTGAGTGTGTTGTTAAATGAATGTTTAACGGCATCGGCTGCTGTGGAGATTTTTCGTGCGGTTGAGGAAACAGTAGCAGAGTACCAGGAGGAGAATGATCGGCTACGGAGACTGCTGCGGAGGACACCAGAGATACAACTATGTAGAATAG actccctgcagctctctgtctctgaagaGGAGGTTCCCCCTGAGCAGCAGCAATGTGAGCAGGAGTGGAGCCCCAGTCTGGGACAGAAGGACCCAGAGACCAAACAGAttaaagaggaacaggaggaagtcaggaccagtcaggaggaagagcagcttcaaGGGCTCGTTGATACCAAAGACTCCATATTCACTCCTTCCTGTGTGAAAAGTGAATGTGATCAGGAGGACCCACTTTGGTCCTTGACTCTTCCCCAAACCCAGActgtggagaacagagagagtgactCTAAACCAGTGGATCTCACACATTTTGTCACTGTGACCCACATTAAGGGTCTCAACATTCCCTGTGACCCTCCAGATAATCAAAACATTGCCTGCAGCCACAGTACAGCCGTAAGCAATGACCCAGTAGGACTTGACAGCAGCCCACCATTGGATCCCAGCCCATTGGAGAAACACTGTTCCAAACTCAGCACCACATCTAGAAAAACTAGCCACTGCCGTGACTGTGGTGAAATGTTTGCTCTGAAAGCTGATCTGCAGAGGCATGTGACTCTCACCAAGAAGAGACTCAGTGAATGCAGCTTCGGCAATAAACACTACAACTCCACCTGTAAACTGAAGGCCCATGTCAGGCTCTGTCATGGTGGTAAACCCTGCACCTGCCCTGTTTGTGGAAAGACCTTCAAATACAAAGGAGATCTATCCAGGCACATGAGGATTCACAAAGGAGAGAAACCCTTTAtctgtggtgactgtgggaaaagATTCAGTCAGAAGGGGAACCTAACTGAACATGTACtgattcacacaggagagaaaccttttagctgtggtgactgtggcAAAAGCTTCAGTCAGAGGGGACACCTTACTGTTCATAAACTGACTCACACAGGTGAGAAACCTTttagctgtggtgactgtgggaaaagTTTTAGTCAGAAGGGGAACCTAAGCATTCAtaaactgacacacacaggagagaaaccttttacCTGTGGAGACTGCGGGAAAAACTTTGGGCTCAAGCGACACCTAACCATGCATAaactgactcacacaggagagaaaccgttTAGCTGTGGAGACTGTGGAAAAAGCTTTAATCGCAAGGAGGTCTTAACCATGCATATAcggactcacacaggagagaaaccatttatctgtggtgactgtgggaaaagctaCAGGCATAAAGGGTCCCTTAAGATACATATATTTTCTCACACAGGAGAAAAACTCTTTACCTGCggtgactgtgggaaaagcttcaatAAGAGGGGGAACCTAAACATGCATTTAcggactcacacaggagagaaaccatttagctgtggagactgtgggaaaagcttcaatCAGAGAGGGAACTTAACCACGCATATACGGACTCACAGCAGAGATAATTCCTTTcgctgtggtgactgtggggaAAACTTCGATGAGAAGGGGCACCTAACTGAACATATAcggactcacacaggagagaaaccatacagatgtggtgactgtgggaaaagcttcatTCAGAAGGCGGACCTAAGGAGGCATATcctgactcacacaggagagaaaccacaTGGCTGCTCCGTCTGTGGTAAAGGATTCACTCATAAATCTCATCTGCTGAGGCATGTGGATAAAATCCACAAAGGAAGAAAACAGGACAGAAACTGA
- the LOC118382002 gene encoding zinc finger protein ZFP2-like isoform X6, translated as MSKLQSLRVFLNERLTAAVVEIFGAVEKTVVEYQEENDRLRRLLRRTPVIQLCRIDSLQLSVSEEEVPPEQQDCEQEWSPSLGQKDPETKRIKEEQESGTGIRTSQEEEQLQGLFDTKDSIFTPSCVKSECDLENPCQEAVLAEHPTLSPLKTSKLQLLSVLLNECLTASAAVEIFRAVEETVAEYQEENDRLRRLLRRTPEIQLCRIDSLQLSVSEEEVPPEQQQCEQEWSPSLGQKDPETKQIKEEQEEVRTSQEEEQLQGLVDTKDSIFTPSCVKSECDQEDPLWSLTLPQTQTVENRESDSKPVDLTHFVTVTHIKGLNIPCDPPDNQNIACSHSTAVSNDPVGLDSSPPLDPSPLEKHCSKLSTTSRKTSHCRDCGEMFALKADLQRHVTLTKKRLSECSFGNKHYNSTCKLKAHVRLCHGGKPCTCPVCGKTFKYKGDLSRHMRIHKGEKPFICGDCGKRFSQKGNLTEHVLIHTGEKPFSCGDCGKSFSQRGHLTVHKLTHTGEKPFSCGDCGKSFSQKGNLSIHKLTHTGEKPFTCGDCGKNFGLKRHLTMHKLTHTGEKPFSCGDCGKSFNRKEVLTMHIRTHTGEKPFICGDCGKSYRHKGSLKIHIFSHTGEKLFTCGDCGKSFNKRGNLNMHLRTHTGEKPFSCGDCGKSFNQRGNLTTHIRTHSRDNSFRCGDCGENFDEKGHLTEHIRTHTGEKPYRCGDCGKSFIQKADLRRHILTHTGEKPHGCSVCGKGFTHKSHLLRHVDKIHKGRKQDRN; from the exons actccctgcagctctctgtctctgaagaGGAGGTTCCCCCTGAGCAGCAGGACTGTGAGCAGGAGTGGAGCCCCAGTCTGGGACAGAAGGACCCAGAGACCAAACGGATTAAAGAGGAACAGGAATCAGGAACAGGAATCAGGACCagtcaggaggaagagcagcttcaaGGGCTCTTTGATACCAAAGACTCCATATTCACTCCTTCCTGTGTGAAAAGTGAATGTGATCTGGAGAACCCATGTCAAGAAGCCGTACTCGCTGAACACCCAACTCTCAGTCCACTGAAAACGTCTAAACTACAGTTGTTGAGTGTGTTGTTAAATGAATGTTTAACGGCATCGGCTGCTGTGGAGATTTTTCGTGCGGTTGAGGAAACAGTAGCAGAGTACCAGGAGGAGAATGATCGGCTACGGAGACTGCTGCGGAGGACACCAGAGATACAACTATGTAGAATAG actccctgcagctctctgtctctgaagaGGAGGTTCCCCCTGAGCAGCAGCAATGTGAGCAGGAGTGGAGCCCCAGTCTGGGACAGAAGGACCCAGAGACCAAACAGAttaaagaggaacaggaggaagtcaggaccagtcaggaggaagagcagcttcaaGGGCTCGTTGATACCAAAGACTCCATATTCACTCCTTCCTGTGTGAAAAGTGAATGTGATCAGGAGGACCCACTTTGGTCCTTGACTCTTCCCCAAACCCAGActgtggagaacagagagagtgactCTAAACCAGTGGATCTCACACATTTTGTCACTGTGACCCACATTAAGGGTCTCAACATTCCCTGTGACCCTCCAGATAATCAAAACATTGCCTGCAGCCACAGTACAGCCGTAAGCAATGACCCAGTAGGACTTGACAGCAGCCCACCATTGGATCCCAGCCCATTGGAGAAACACTGTTCCAAACTCAGCACCACATCTAGAAAAACTAGCCACTGCCGTGACTGTGGTGAAATGTTTGCTCTGAAAGCTGATCTGCAGAGGCATGTGACTCTCACCAAGAAGAGACTCAGTGAATGCAGCTTCGGCAATAAACACTACAACTCCACCTGTAAACTGAAGGCCCATGTCAGGCTCTGTCATGGTGGTAAACCCTGCACCTGCCCTGTTTGTGGAAAGACCTTCAAATACAAAGGAGATCTATCCAGGCACATGAGGATTCACAAAGGAGAGAAACCCTTTAtctgtggtgactgtgggaaaagATTCAGTCAGAAGGGGAACCTAACTGAACATGTACtgattcacacaggagagaaaccttttagctgtggtgactgtggcAAAAGCTTCAGTCAGAGGGGACACCTTACTGTTCATAAACTGACTCACACAGGTGAGAAACCTTttagctgtggtgactgtgggaaaagTTTTAGTCAGAAGGGGAACCTAAGCATTCAtaaactgacacacacaggagagaaaccttttacCTGTGGAGACTGCGGGAAAAACTTTGGGCTCAAGCGACACCTAACCATGCATAaactgactcacacaggagagaaaccgttTAGCTGTGGAGACTGTGGAAAAAGCTTTAATCGCAAGGAGGTCTTAACCATGCATATAcggactcacacaggagagaaaccatttatctgtggtgactgtgggaaaagctaCAGGCATAAAGGGTCCCTTAAGATACATATATTTTCTCACACAGGAGAAAAACTCTTTACCTGCggtgactgtgggaaaagcttcaatAAGAGGGGGAACCTAAACATGCATTTAcggactcacacaggagagaaaccatttagctgtggagactgtgggaaaagcttcaatCAGAGAGGGAACTTAACCACGCATATACGGACTCACAGCAGAGATAATTCCTTTcgctgtggtgactgtggggaAAACTTCGATGAGAAGGGGCACCTAACTGAACATATAcggactcacacaggagagaaaccatacagatgtggtgactgtgggaaaagcttcatTCAGAAGGCGGACCTAAGGAGGCATATcctgactcacacaggagagaaaccacaTGGCTGCTCCGTCTGTGGTAAAGGATTCACTCATAAATCTCATCTGCTGAGGCATGTGGATAAAATCCACAAAGGAAGAAAACAGGACAGAAACTGA